One window of Aerococcus tenax genomic DNA carries:
- the whiA gene encoding DNA-binding protein WhiA, with the protein MVSFAASVKKELTQLKLDQEEARAELSAIIRMNGALQIVEGELSLNIQTENAAITQRIYTLLKTYFQVHGEILVRKKMKLKKNNVYIVRVKQAVDLLLDQLGILGDSSILETAPAEIIYNDPTRRAYLRGAFLAGGSVNNPETSSYHLEIYSSHESHSLQLAELMNRYHMNARTTNRRKGVITYLKEAEKISDFLALLGASSAILRFENVRVTRDMRNSVNRMVNCENANMNKTIDAAAKQIRSIQHIQNTIGLDKLPDKLQEVAQARLDNPSATIKELGELLPSGPVSKSGINHRLRRLNQYAENL; encoded by the coding sequence GTGGTTTCTTTTGCAGCCAGTGTCAAGAAAGAACTGACCCAATTAAAGCTTGACCAAGAGGAAGCGCGCGCAGAACTATCCGCCATTATTCGTATGAACGGTGCTTTGCAGATCGTTGAAGGCGAACTCTCACTGAATATTCAAACGGAAAATGCGGCCATTACCCAAAGAATTTATACCCTCTTAAAAACTTACTTCCAGGTCCATGGGGAAATCCTGGTCCGGAAGAAAATGAAGTTAAAGAAGAATAATGTCTATATCGTCCGGGTTAAACAAGCTGTTGACCTGCTCTTAGACCAACTGGGCATTCTCGGCGATTCCAGTATCTTAGAAACGGCTCCAGCTGAGATTATTTATAATGATCCCACACGCCGGGCATATTTACGGGGCGCCTTTTTGGCTGGGGGGTCGGTTAATAATCCGGAAACCTCCTCCTATCACTTGGAGATCTATTCCAGCCATGAAAGCCATTCCCTCCAGCTGGCAGAATTGATGAATCGCTACCATATGAATGCCCGAACCACCAATCGGCGCAAGGGGGTCATCACCTATCTCAAAGAAGCGGAAAAAATCTCTGACTTCTTAGCGCTTTTGGGGGCCTCTAGTGCGATTTTGCGCTTTGAAAATGTTCGGGTGACTCGCGACATGCGCAATTCGGTCAACCGCATGGTCAACTGCGAGAACGCCAATATGAATAAGACTATTGATGCCGCTGCCAAGCAAATCCGCAGCATCCAGCACATTCAAAACACCATTGGTCTCGACAAATTACCGGATAAACTCCAGGAAGTTGCCCAAGCCCGCCTCGATAACCCCTCGGCTACCATTAAGGAACTCGGCGAACTCCTCCCCTCCGGCCCCGTCTCTAAATCCGGCATCAACCACCGCCTCAGAAGACTCAACCAATACGCGGAAAACTTGTAA
- a CDS encoding gluconeogenesis factor YvcK family protein: MSESRNYYPKITVIGGGTGLPILLSGLKSANCDLTAVVTVADDGGSSGKLRSALNTIPPGDLRNCLVALSDSKSLYKDVFQYRFAPEDQEFSGHAIGNLIIAALTEMRGSIYSALKLLSVTMAVKGRVLPACEEPLILQAHYQEGDMIEGETTIVEEKRPIQSVSVRLANQASPDQSVKAGRGVVDAIMGADMVVLGPGSLYTSILPNIVIPEIRQAIQETSATVVYICNIMTQLGETEGFSDADHLRAINDHLQGHYVDACLLNRTTVPYEYIENNEVLDYLVQVSHDRQALKDQEAEIIGWDFLNLKDSGVYHDKDKLVQALIQVYRDHHQH, encoded by the coding sequence ATGAGTGAGTCAAGGAACTATTACCCTAAAATTACCGTGATTGGCGGCGGGACCGGCCTCCCCATCCTCCTGTCCGGTTTGAAGAGCGCCAACTGCGACTTAACCGCTGTGGTGACGGTCGCAGATGACGGGGGCTCTTCGGGCAAATTGCGGTCGGCCTTAAATACCATCCCCCCAGGCGACTTGCGTAACTGCCTGGTGGCCTTGTCGGACTCCAAAAGTCTCTATAAGGATGTCTTCCAGTACCGTTTTGCTCCTGAAGATCAGGAGTTTTCCGGCCATGCCATTGGTAATTTGATTATTGCCGCCCTCACCGAAATGCGGGGGAGTATCTATTCGGCCTTGAAATTATTATCGGTCACCATGGCGGTCAAGGGTCGAGTCTTGCCTGCCTGTGAAGAACCTCTCATCTTACAAGCCCACTACCAAGAAGGCGATATGATTGAAGGGGAGACCACCATCGTTGAAGAAAAACGTCCCATCCAGTCGGTCTCAGTTCGTTTGGCTAATCAGGCAAGTCCTGACCAAAGCGTCAAAGCCGGTCGGGGCGTGGTCGATGCCATTATGGGAGCGGATATGGTGGTCTTAGGACCCGGTTCCCTTTATACCTCGATTTTACCCAATATCGTGATTCCAGAAATTCGCCAAGCCATCCAGGAAACCTCGGCGACGGTGGTTTATATCTGTAATATCATGACCCAGCTAGGCGAAACCGAGGGCTTTTCCGATGCGGACCACTTACGGGCGATTAATGATCATTTACAAGGCCACTATGTCGATGCCTGTCTCTTGAACCGGACCACCGTGCCTTATGAATACATTGAAAACAATGAGGTTCTCGATTATTTGGTCCAAGTCAGTCACGACCGGCAAGCTTTGAAAGACCAGGAGGCTGAGATTATCGGCTGGGATTTCTTAAACCTCAAGGATTCTGGGGTTTATCACGACAAGGATAAGTTGGTCCAAGCCCTGATCCAAGTATACCGTGACCACCATCAACACTAG
- the rapZ gene encoding RNase adapter RapZ: protein MSENSELNIVIITGMSGAGKTVALQSFEDMGYFCVDNLPPSLLPTFSELIKKSKDINQVCLVIDLRSREFFDEFGHALQLLDNNPKIHSQLVYLDTSDAALVARYKESRCNHPLQKGGTILEGIQREREELSPVRALSHLTIDTTSITPKELRSALIREFHVSDASGFTIEVMSFGFKYGIPIDADIVMDVRFLPNPHYIDELRPLTGEDEPVYNYVMDQDDTEIFYQKFVDLLDFTLPLYEAEGKASLTIAIGCTGGQHRSVALTRRIGQHIMDTTNYTTHISHRDQNKRKGTERNQ from the coding sequence ATGTCAGAAAATAGTGAATTAAATATTGTAATTATTACGGGAATGAGTGGGGCCGGGAAGACGGTTGCCTTACAAAGTTTTGAAGATATGGGTTACTTTTGTGTGGATAACTTACCGCCTTCTCTCTTACCGACTTTTTCCGAATTGATTAAGAAGTCTAAGGATATCAACCAAGTTTGTTTGGTGATTGACTTACGGTCACGGGAATTCTTTGATGAATTTGGCCATGCCCTCCAACTCTTGGACAATAACCCTAAGATTCATTCCCAATTGGTCTACCTAGACACTAGTGATGCGGCCTTGGTGGCTCGCTATAAGGAAAGCCGCTGTAACCATCCCTTGCAAAAGGGCGGGACGATTTTAGAGGGGATCCAACGGGAACGGGAAGAGTTGAGTCCAGTCCGGGCTCTCTCCCACTTGACCATCGATACCACTTCCATCACCCCTAAAGAATTACGGTCAGCCCTGATCCGGGAATTCCATGTCTCTGATGCTTCAGGTTTCACTATTGAAGTCATGTCCTTTGGCTTTAAGTATGGGATCCCTATTGACGCTGATATCGTCATGGACGTGCGGTTCCTGCCTAACCCCCACTATATCGACGAATTGCGTCCCTTAACTGGGGAAGACGAGCCCGTTTATAACTATGTGATGGACCAGGACGATACCGAAATTTTCTACCAAAAATTTGTCGACCTCTTAGACTTTACCCTGCCCCTCTATGAAGCCGAAGGGAAAGCCAGCTTGACCATTGCCATTGGCTGTACCGGGGGTCAACACCGGTCCGTGGCTCTGACCCGCCGGATCGGTCAACATATCATGGACACAACCAATTACACCACCCATATCAGTCACCGTGACCAGAACAAACGCAAAGGAACGGAGCGAAATCAATGA
- a CDS encoding phospho-sugar mutase, with protein MTWKDAYEQWKNFPDLDAQVRAELEELEKDEDALQEAFYKEVNFGTAGMRDLMGPGTNRLNIYTVRQATEGLARVMEEYGQEAVDRGVAIAYDGRNHSLEFAQNAARVLGQHGIKSYIFEGVRPTPELSFTVRHLGTFTGIMITASHNNEYYNGYKVYGEDGGQMPPQDADALVNHVKDVNMLTIPLADLDEIKAKGLCQVIGKEVDDAYLKNLETVTVNPDIIDKMKDKVTIVYTPLQGTGQMLMEQALDKAGFENIVYVEEQKEPNGDFSTLDEPNPEYPEAFEYAMRYGKESHADLLIATDPDADRMGAAALMPDGSYKIISGNQIGALLTHYILTARKEEGTLPDNGVIVKSIVSSDLPAKIAESFDIATENTLTGFKFIAEKIQEYEETGEHSFLFGFEESYGYLIKPFARDKDAVQAALLFAEVGAFYKDQGKTVYDGLLDLYKEYGYYLEKTIPLKFEGQAGAKKIESIMANLRQEQPQEIGGQAVLLTEDFQTGERIDDQGQVEHFDMSRSNVLKYHLEDGSWIAVRPSGTEPKIKFYIGVKADSEDQAAQKVDQYGQVMQALAE; from the coding sequence ATGACTTGGAAAGATGCTTATGAGCAATGGAAGAATTTCCCTGATTTAGATGCTCAGGTTCGTGCTGAATTAGAAGAATTAGAAAAAGACGAAGACGCCCTCCAGGAAGCTTTCTACAAAGAGGTAAACTTTGGGACGGCGGGCATGCGTGATTTAATGGGTCCGGGGACCAACCGTTTGAATATTTATACCGTCCGCCAAGCCACAGAAGGATTGGCCCGCGTGATGGAAGAATACGGCCAAGAAGCCGTGGACCGTGGGGTAGCCATTGCCTATGACGGTCGTAACCATTCCCTGGAATTCGCGCAAAATGCGGCCCGGGTGCTGGGTCAACATGGGATTAAATCCTATATCTTTGAAGGGGTTCGCCCAACGCCGGAACTCTCCTTTACCGTCCGCCACTTAGGCACCTTTACCGGGATTATGATTACTGCCAGCCACAATAACGAATATTACAATGGCTACAAGGTTTACGGCGAAGACGGTGGGCAAATGCCTCCTCAAGATGCTGATGCCTTGGTCAACCACGTCAAAGACGTTAATATGTTAACCATTCCCCTGGCTGATTTGGATGAGATCAAAGCCAAGGGGCTCTGCCAAGTGATCGGTAAGGAAGTCGATGACGCTTACTTGAAGAATTTGGAAACTGTGACCGTGAACCCTGATATTATCGACAAGATGAAAGACAAGGTCACTATTGTCTACACCCCGCTACAAGGAACGGGGCAAATGTTGATGGAACAAGCTTTGGACAAGGCTGGTTTTGAAAACATTGTCTACGTGGAAGAACAAAAAGAACCCAATGGGGACTTCTCTACCTTAGATGAACCCAACCCTGAATACCCAGAAGCCTTTGAATATGCTATGCGTTACGGCAAGGAAAGTCACGCGGACCTCTTGATTGCTACTGACCCGGATGCTGACCGTATGGGCGCTGCAGCCTTGATGCCAGACGGGTCTTACAAGATTATTTCTGGTAACCAAATTGGGGCGCTCTTAACCCACTATATCCTTACTGCTCGTAAAGAAGAAGGGACGCTGCCAGATAATGGCGTGATTGTGAAATCGATCGTGTCCAGTGACCTGCCCGCTAAGATTGCGGAATCCTTCGATATTGCGACCGAAAATACCCTGACTGGTTTTAAATTTATCGCCGAAAAGATCCAAGAATACGAAGAAACTGGGGAACACAGCTTCCTCTTTGGTTTTGAAGAAAGCTACGGCTACTTGATTAAACCTTTCGCCCGTGACAAGGATGCCGTCCAAGCAGCCCTCTTATTTGCGGAAGTGGGGGCTTTCTACAAGGACCAAGGCAAGACCGTTTATGACGGACTCCTGGACCTTTACAAGGAATACGGTTACTACTTGGAAAAAACCATTCCGCTTAAATTTGAAGGCCAAGCCGGGGCTAAGAAAATTGAAAGTATTATGGCTAACTTACGCCAAGAACAACCCCAAGAAATTGGCGGCCAAGCCGTTCTATTAACCGAGGACTTCCAAACTGGGGAACGGATTGATGACCAAGGTCAGGTCGAACACTTCGACATGTCCCGGTCCAATGTCTTGAAGTATCATCTAGAAGACGGGTCTTGGATTGCAGTACGGCCAAGTGGGACCGAACCTAAGATTAAGTTCTACATCGGTGTTAAGGCGGATTCCGAAGACCAAGCCGCCCAAAAAGTCGACCAATATGGCCAAGTCATGCAAGCTTTGGCAGAATAA
- a CDS encoding tyrosine-protein phosphatase — protein MQNKAEYRRLPLDQASNMRDLGGYATPRGITKYHTFLRSDSISELSEEDQQLLLGLGLKRIVDLRRDTEVEENPDPMLNKLDYKNISFSNDGLENIDDAENVVKSYEGVSLPHYYVDLIKNKQDALVGIFSFLSKPGMTLFHCTAGKDRTGVIAALLLDLVGVSRSDIISDYSLSGIYILEQSRFNRFVTEGKVPEILTSKPHYIDHLLQYVKENYISTSNMLLEFGLSQAEINQIKQKLVKE, from the coding sequence ATGCAAAATAAAGCAGAATATAGAAGATTACCATTAGATCAAGCTAGTAATATGCGGGATCTGGGTGGATATGCGACACCAAGGGGCATTACTAAATATCATACATTTTTAAGAAGTGATTCCATCAGTGAATTATCAGAAGAAGATCAGCAACTTTTATTAGGATTAGGTTTGAAACGAATTGTTGATTTAAGAAGGGATACTGAAGTTGAAGAAAATCCCGACCCTATGCTAAATAAATTAGATTATAAAAATATTTCATTTTCCAATGATGGACTAGAAAATATTGATGATGCAGAGAATGTAGTAAAGAGTTATGAAGGTGTTTCTCTTCCGCATTACTATGTCGATTTAATAAAAAATAAACAGGATGCCTTGGTTGGAATCTTTTCCTTTCTATCTAAACCAGGAATGACTCTATTTCATTGTACAGCAGGAAAGGATCGAACAGGTGTTATAGCAGCTCTACTGCTTGACCTAGTAGGCGTGTCTCGATCAGATATTATTTCAGATTATTCTTTAAGTGGAATATATATTTTAGAACAATCTCGTTTTAACCGATTTGTGACTGAAGGAAAGGTTCCTGAAATTTTAACTTCGAAACCTCATTATATCGATCACCTTCTTCAATATGTAAAAGAAAATTATATTTCTACAAGTAATATGTTGTTAGAATTTGGCTTGTCCCAAGCAGAAATCAATCAAATAAAGCAAAAACTAGTAAAAGAATAA
- a CDS encoding PhnE/PtxC family ABC transporter permease, translated as MNKRKISLEPKRVIVKNIFITIIIFSLFIISVDYLNIDFVELMKRSTNIKEVFSRMMGIDLSIIPELLKQTATTFFLAFIGGTISLIISFVLAFLGAQNTAPWTWLSYFIKFGTAMIRSVPSLILALIVIASIGFGNTSAIFILGLVGIASLTRLFIGSIESVPHGVIEALVATGSSWLGVVKNGVLPEVLPSLLGWLTVHVEDMISTMISLGVIGIEGIGLLLSDAQMKYQYTTITTIFIYIFILMFTLESFLTKTRGKIYEQN; from the coding sequence ATGAATAAGCGAAAAATCTCCTTAGAGCCTAAGCGTGTCATTGTAAAAAACATATTCATTACTATTATCATATTTAGTTTATTTATTATAAGTGTCGATTATTTAAATATTGATTTTGTTGAATTAATGAAACGGTCAACGAATATAAAAGAAGTATTTAGTCGAATGATGGGGATAGACTTGTCAATAATTCCTGAATTATTAAAACAAACTGCTACAACTTTCTTCTTAGCTTTTATTGGAGGTACTATCAGTTTAATAATATCTTTTGTTTTGGCATTTCTAGGGGCGCAAAATACTGCTCCATGGACCTGGCTTTCTTACTTTATTAAATTTGGTACGGCAATGATTCGCTCTGTTCCGTCACTGATATTAGCCTTAATTGTTATTGCTTCCATTGGATTTGGCAATACTAGTGCAATATTTATTTTAGGACTGGTTGGTATCGCTAGTTTGACGCGTTTATTTATAGGGAGTATTGAATCTGTACCACATGGCGTTATTGAGGCTTTAGTAGCTACAGGAAGCTCTTGGTTAGGTGTCGTTAAAAATGGTGTTTTACCTGAAGTCTTGCCGAGTTTATTGGGTTGGCTTACGGTTCATGTAGAAGACATGATATCCACGATGATTTCTTTAGGAGTAATTGGTATTGAAGGTATTGGTTTATTGTTATCTGATGCGCAAATGAAATATCAATATACAACAATTACTACAATATTTATTTATATTTTTATTCTTATGTTTACATTAGAAAGCTTTTTAACGAAAACAAGGGGTAAAATATATGAACAAAATTAG
- the phnE gene encoding phosphonate ABC transporter, permease protein PhnE, with protein sequence MNEKELSIYISQKKESRKKSLTVVFVILLIMLLGLWYLEISFEDLFQSLPKFITFFFNKFFPVHFGIIPEIIPDLLQTLAFAVVATCLATLVSLLLAFLMSRKIMDIRWLRISIRGFVSLLRNIPVVIWASVLVYIFGIGSMVAVIALFIALTGFLAKAFADSIDDIPNQTLEGLRACGASDLQIIRHGIVPQFIPQLMNWSLYSFERGIRASSILGLVGAGGIGILIQTRISLFKYQEAMAIVIAVIVMVILVEMLTNTIRRRIS encoded by the coding sequence ATGAATGAGAAAGAATTAAGTATTTATATAAGCCAAAAGAAGGAAAGTCGCAAGAAATCTTTGACAGTTGTCTTTGTTATTCTTTTGATAATGCTTTTAGGTTTATGGTATTTAGAAATATCTTTTGAGGACCTTTTTCAAAGTCTACCAAAATTTATAACTTTTTTCTTTAATAAATTTTTCCCTGTGCACTTTGGGATTATTCCTGAAATCATTCCTGATTTACTCCAGACTCTTGCTTTTGCAGTGGTTGCAACATGTTTAGCTACACTGGTTTCTTTATTATTAGCTTTCTTAATGTCTAGAAAAATAATGGATATAAGATGGCTTCGAATAAGTATAAGAGGATTTGTTTCCTTATTAAGAAATATTCCGGTGGTTATTTGGGCTAGTGTTTTAGTGTATATCTTTGGAATAGGTTCAATGGTAGCTGTGATTGCTTTATTTATAGCTTTAACTGGATTCTTAGCTAAAGCTTTTGCGGATTCTATCGATGATATCCCAAATCAGACTTTGGAGGGGCTCAGGGCCTGCGGTGCTAGTGACTTACAGATTATAAGGCATGGGATTGTACCACAATTTATCCCGCAGCTTATGAATTGGTCACTATATTCTTTTGAGAGAGGAATTCGAGCTTCTTCAATCCTTGGTTTAGTTGGCGCAGGCGGTATAGGTATTTTAATTCAAACCCGCATCAGTTTGTTTAAGTATCAAGAGGCTATGGCCATAGTCATTGCTGTAATTGTTATGGTAATACTGGTTGAAATGCTCACCAACACGATAAGGAGGCGAATCAGCTGA
- the phnC gene encoding phosphonate ABC transporter ATP-binding protein, with product MTPVPLLDIKDLKKSYDGETLALNNINLSFYEKEFVVIIGPSGSGKSTFIRSINQLIQPTSGSIVFDGKELMGASKKKLQKIRSKIGMIFQDYNLIGRTNVLKNVLNGKLGQLSQWQTLFNRFSPEDVNKAVEYLKKVGLEGHIYKRANELSGGQQQRVGIARALMQDPKLLLADEPIASLDPKSSIVVMDTLKTLATEKGIACIVNLHQVDIAVKYATRIIGIRKGKVVFDDIPTKLTDEIIQNIYEGKEFEAIQTTTLGDRDE from the coding sequence ATGACTCCAGTTCCTTTACTTGATATTAAAGATTTAAAAAAATCATATGATGGTGAGACGCTTGCCTTAAATAATATTAACTTATCATTTTACGAAAAAGAATTTGTTGTTATTATTGGTCCTTCAGGATCAGGTAAGTCAACATTTATTAGAAGTATTAACCAGTTAATTCAACCTACTTCAGGCTCAATCGTGTTTGATGGTAAGGAATTAATGGGGGCTTCTAAGAAAAAACTACAAAAAATACGTAGTAAAATTGGCATGATTTTTCAAGATTATAACTTGATCGGTAGAACCAATGTGCTAAAAAATGTCTTGAATGGGAAATTAGGTCAATTAAGTCAGTGGCAAACCTTATTTAACAGATTCAGCCCTGAAGATGTCAATAAAGCTGTTGAATATTTAAAAAAAGTGGGCCTAGAAGGGCATATTTATAAAAGAGCCAATGAGTTATCGGGGGGGCAACAGCAAAGGGTAGGAATTGCTCGAGCGTTGATGCAAGATCCTAAGCTTTTATTAGCTGATGAGCCCATTGCTTCATTAGATCCCAAGTCTTCTATTGTTGTTATGGATACGCTAAAAACATTGGCCACTGAAAAAGGAATTGCTTGTATAGTGAACTTGCACCAGGTAGATATTGCTGTAAAGTATGCTACAAGAATCATAGGGATTAGAAAAGGTAAGGTTGTTTTTGATGATATTCCAACAAAGTTAACCGATGAGATCATTCAAAATATTTATGAAGGAAAAGAGTTTGAGGCTATACAGACAACAACCTTAGGTGATAGAGATGAATGA
- a CDS encoding phosphate/phosphite/phosphonate ABC transporter substrate-binding protein, with protein MNKRVKQILSVFLGAGMLFGCSQASEDSSQANWKDWPEEITVVQYTNEENENTPAMHDEFRQHLENELGIKVEEFTGSGTYATAIEGMAAEEIDVLLVSPQSFSQAKEKAGAELFATIDSDTDYYSSFITQADNEDINNLDDLKGKNFAFADPSSSSGYLYPKATLIKDLSLDNDKLEQSGYFFENVVFSGSHDNSIIGVSMGDYDAAAVASTVLKRLIDAGGVDEKSIKEVARSVDIPNAAYAVRGNLPDDLKQAIQEAFLSFDDGKYFEALYGKPETRFTAIDDSYYDEAVEAMRIAGGEE; from the coding sequence ATGAATAAGCGAGTAAAGCAAATTTTAAGCGTTTTTTTAGGAGCAGGTATGTTATTTGGGTGTTCACAAGCGAGTGAAGATTCTAGTCAGGCTAATTGGAAAGACTGGCCTGAAGAAATAACAGTTGTTCAGTATACGAATGAAGAAAATGAGAACACTCCAGCCATGCATGATGAATTCCGTCAACATTTAGAAAATGAATTAGGAATTAAGGTAGAGGAATTTACTGGTAGTGGTACTTATGCTACTGCAATTGAAGGCATGGCTGCTGAGGAAATTGATGTTTTATTAGTTTCGCCACAGAGTTTTTCGCAAGCTAAAGAAAAAGCAGGCGCGGAACTTTTTGCGACTATCGATAGTGATACTGACTACTATTCTAGCTTTATTACCCAGGCAGATAATGAGGATATTAATAACTTAGACGATTTAAAAGGAAAGAATTTTGCCTTTGCTGATCCTTCATCTTCTTCCGGATATTTATATCCAAAGGCAACTTTAATTAAAGATCTATCTTTAGATAATGATAAGTTAGAACAGTCTGGTTATTTCTTTGAAAATGTTGTCTTTTCCGGGTCACACGACAATTCTATTATTGGTGTAAGCATGGGAGATTATGATGCCGCTGCTGTGGCGTCCACTGTACTAAAACGATTAATTGACGCTGGTGGCGTTGATGAAAAATCCATTAAAGAAGTTGCCCGTTCTGTTGATATTCCTAATGCTGCATATGCTGTTAGAGGAAATCTTCCCGATGACTTAAAGCAAGCTATTCAAGAGGCTTTCTTAAGCTTTGATGATGGAAAATATTTTGAAGCATTATACGGAAAACCAGAGACAAGATTTACAGCAATTGATGATTCTTATTATGATGAAGCAGTAGAAGCAATGAGAATAGCTGGTGGAGAAGAATAA
- a CDS encoding MurR/RpiR family transcriptional regulator — protein sequence MNKSPYYAISAMNTNLTKSEQAIAQFVQENYKDIGPMNISEVAQQLNLSETTIIRFTQKLGYQGFKDFKLACASDEIYYNRKDYFSEIHAEKNSFEYTLSSYILSNISNLETNIQQLDYQILEKVVNELMVPRNIYIAGAGYSGIIAKNLHSKLRTVLKNVHLVDSNFEAVQESYMLNKDDLIFGISQTGESALVKTLFDQAKISESTTVLLTAKVNSYLYDLATYPILSYSTFKSKGTRYYGNEILFTFIIQAIYIYLVSQLDKENYVFKHFSKVLNGESKPFN from the coding sequence ATGAATAAATCTCCCTATTACGCAATTAGCGCTATGAATACAAATTTAACTAAAAGTGAACAAGCGATTGCCCAATTCGTACAAGAAAACTATAAAGATATAGGTCCTATGAATATTTCTGAAGTTGCTCAACAGTTAAATCTATCTGAAACAACAATCATACGTTTTACCCAAAAGCTGGGTTATCAGGGTTTTAAAGATTTTAAATTAGCTTGTGCTTCAGATGAAATCTATTACAACAGAAAAGATTATTTTTCAGAAATTCATGCAGAAAAGAACAGTTTTGAATATACCTTAAGTTCATATATTTTAAGTAATATATCTAATTTAGAAACAAATATTCAACAACTGGATTACCAGATACTTGAAAAGGTAGTCAATGAATTAATGGTTCCTAGGAATATATACATCGCTGGCGCTGGATATTCAGGTATTATCGCAAAAAATTTACATTCAAAATTACGCACGGTACTCAAAAATGTACATCTAGTTGATTCTAATTTTGAGGCTGTTCAAGAGAGTTACATGTTAAACAAAGATGATCTGATTTTCGGTATTTCTCAAACGGGTGAATCCGCTCTAGTCAAAACATTATTTGATCAAGCTAAGATAAGCGAATCTACTACTGTCTTATTAACCGCCAAAGTCAATAGTTACTTATACGATCTAGCTACTTATCCAATACTTTCTTATTCAACTTTTAAGAGTAAGGGAACTCGTTATTACGGTAATGAAATATTATTTACATTTATTATTCAAGCAATATACATATATTTAGTTAGCCAATTAGATAAAGAAAATTACGTCTTTAAACATTTTAGTAAAGTACTCAATGGAGAATCCAAACCATTTAATTAA
- a CDS encoding MFS transporter gives MKENKLFYGWWVVLGAIIMLAVMGPASVAVANLFQPYVVEEFGIANSAFAIVNSIVLGMGIFVSPFVSQQFAKKGNFKRFYLIGVLAYAISYGLYAFAPNIYVFYLLSIGVGFGYTATTIIPVSMLVNNWFVKSRGTALSLSFAGLGLGGIIFSQLLTWLIGDMGWRMAYLVYAIIMLVVGIPIVMMLFVEHPEAKGLHALGAAEVDDTADHQEEDHTGVKLPTKDAFKKPFFIMLLIGTVFIGISNNGGLGQFPPYVQQLHGAGKMAQMVSIYSGVGILGKLVLGVVNDKFGVRIATLYASLLCALAYFLMLFSGNYTFVFLMAIFFGLGNAIGTVLPPLMTSSIFNANDYPKAYGIVQSALMLGMTSGSLLAATLADVSGTYQTAWIFLAVLSALIAVFWIAAHKQAEKYM, from the coding sequence ATGAAAGAAAATAAGTTATTCTATGGTTGGTGGGTCGTTCTAGGCGCCATTATCATGCTAGCGGTCATGGGACCGGCTTCGGTGGCCGTAGCTAACCTCTTCCAACCCTATGTCGTTGAAGAATTTGGCATTGCCAATTCAGCCTTTGCCATTGTGAACTCCATTGTGCTGGGGATGGGGATCTTTGTATCGCCCTTTGTCTCCCAACAATTCGCTAAGAAGGGGAACTTCAAGCGCTTCTACCTGATCGGTGTGCTTGCCTATGCCATTTCTTACGGTTTATATGCCTTTGCCCCGAATATTTATGTGTTTTATTTGCTCTCTATTGGGGTAGGTTTTGGTTATACCGCCACCACCATTATTCCCGTGTCCATGCTGGTCAATAATTGGTTCGTGAAAAGTCGGGGAACCGCCCTCAGTCTTTCCTTTGCTGGACTCGGTCTGGGCGGCATTATCTTCAGTCAATTACTAACCTGGTTAATTGGTGACATGGGCTGGCGGATGGCTTACTTAGTCTATGCCATCATCATGTTAGTGGTCGGGATTCCGATAGTGATGATGCTCTTCGTGGAACACCCTGAAGCTAAAGGCCTCCATGCCTTGGGAGCAGCTGAAGTGGATGACACGGCTGACCATCAAGAAGAGGACCATACAGGGGTGAAATTACCTACCAAAGATGCCTTTAAGAAGCCTTTCTTTATCATGTTATTAATCGGTACCGTCTTTATCGGTATCTCGAATAACGGGGGCTTGGGGCAATTTCCACCTTATGTCCAACAACTCCACGGCGCGGGTAAGATGGCCCAAATGGTATCCATCTATTCTGGGGTCGGTATTCTCGGTAAGTTGGTGCTCGGTGTGGTTAATGACAAGTTTGGTGTTCGGATCGCGACCCTTTACGCTTCCTTACTCTGCGCCTTGGCTTACTTCTTGATGCTCTTCAGTGGCAACTATACCTTTGTCTTCCTGATGGCCATTTTCTTTGGTTTAGGGAATGCCATTGGTACCGTCTTACCGCCATTGATGACCTCATCGATCTTTAATGCGAATGACTATCCTAAGGCCTACGGTATCGTCCAAAGTGCTTTGATGTTAGGGATGACTTCCGGTTCACTATTGGCAGCCACCCTAGCGGATGTTTCCGGAACCTACCAAACCGCCTGGATCTTCCTGGCAGTCTTATCAGCCTTAATCGCTGTCTTCTGGATCGCCGCCCACAAACAAGCAGAAAAATATATGTAG